A single Paenibacillus sp. FSL R5-0517 DNA region contains:
- the liaF gene encoding cell wall-active antibiotics response protein LiaF — MNKKSKWLAVVIIIIGTMMLLNQNINLLTAAALILLTVGMLQVRKGDTRKGYRYLGIGAALLLLDNLMIVFLIVLASLAYFYSKNKKIHLDEAVMKKQNFMARYYWDQSSWTLRSMSLWHAMGEVNADLSLSIPEEKQTIVLLQGVMGNVRLTLPEDYGVEIEASVLFGRINLHGEQDSGMMNKLVWRTPGYESSEHKAKFVISYIVGDLSISNP; from the coding sequence ATGAATAAGAAGAGTAAATGGCTAGCAGTTGTCATTATTATTATTGGCACAATGATGTTATTAAATCAGAATATTAACTTGCTGACCGCTGCCGCACTAATTCTGTTAACGGTTGGAATGCTTCAGGTCCGCAAAGGAGATACTCGGAAAGGTTATCGGTATCTTGGCATTGGTGCGGCACTGTTATTGCTGGATAATTTAATGATTGTATTTTTGATTGTACTGGCTTCTTTAGCTTATTTTTATTCAAAAAACAAAAAGATTCACCTGGACGAAGCAGTTATGAAAAAACAGAATTTCATGGCCCGGTACTACTGGGATCAATCATCCTGGACGTTACGGAGTATGAGTCTGTGGCATGCCATGGGTGAAGTTAACGCCGATCTGTCTCTTTCGATTCCGGAGGAGAAACAAACAATCGTGTTGCTGCAAGGCGTTATGGGGAATGTTCGCCTTACGCTGCCAGAAGATTATGGTGTTGAGATTGAAGCATCGGTTCTTTTCGGCCGAATTAATCTTCATGGTGAACAAGATAGCGGCATGATGAACAAATTAGTATGGAGAACTCCTGGTTATGAATCCAGTGAACATAAAGCAAAATTTGTTATTTCTTATATTGTTGGCGACCTAAGCATAAGTAATCCGTAG
- a CDS encoding response regulator transcription factor: MEPEVETETETSIKVLLVDDHEMVRIGLAAVLDTEDGIEVVGEAGSGEEGIRLAQEYKPDVVLMDLVMEGMDGIEATRQVLKMYPECKVIVLTSYLDDEKMYPVIEAGAFSYLLKTSRANEVADAIRAAARGQSVLESQVASKMMNRFRQPQAAAPLHDELTDREMDVLRLLAKGKSNQDIADDLIIGIKTVKFHVTNLLAKLGVDDRTQAAIYAYKNGLAE, translated from the coding sequence ATGGAACCGGAAGTCGAAACGGAGACGGAAACGTCGATCAAAGTATTGCTCGTGGATGATCATGAGATGGTACGTATTGGTCTGGCAGCGGTACTGGATACCGAAGATGGAATTGAAGTTGTTGGTGAAGCAGGCAGTGGAGAAGAAGGTATTCGGCTTGCGCAGGAATATAAGCCTGATGTTGTTCTGATGGACCTGGTGATGGAAGGTATGGATGGCATCGAGGCTACACGTCAGGTACTTAAAATGTATCCGGAGTGCAAAGTCATCGTCTTGACGAGTTACCTGGATGATGAAAAAATGTATCCTGTCATTGAAGCAGGCGCATTCAGTTATCTGTTAAAAACATCAAGAGCCAATGAAGTGGCAGATGCAATTCGCGCAGCAGCACGCGGGCAATCCGTTCTGGAGTCACAGGTGGCTTCCAAAATGATGAATCGATTCCGACAGCCACAGGCAGCAGCTCCTTTGCATGATGAATTGACGGACCGTGAGATGGATGTGCTCCGGTTGCTGGCCAAAGGCAAGTCGAATCAGGACATCGCAGATGACCTGATCATCGGCATTAAGACAGTCAAGTTTCACGTCACGAATTTACTGGCCAAATTGGGCGTAGACGACCGTACACAGGCCGCGATCTATGCTTATAAAAACGGACTTGCAGAGTAA
- a CDS encoding sensor histidine kinase, producing MKTKRHTDMVTRSMGEGILLVFIVLAVILYVLYTYGYLAPFKGWSHLIQSGLALLLLLIGIGAVFGFYQSYRVKRRLELLRETLLLWEKGSLSRTVPDLGDDDVGRLSEQLGRIGKKWEDQVSSLQRLSTHNAQLAEQARITAIVEERQRLARELHDAVSQQLFAISMTATAVGRKMEKDFERAQRQVALIEEMASVAQSEMRALLLHLRPVYLEGKQLEQGLRDLVMELKTKVPMDIVLEIDEDIDLIKGIENHLFRIVQEAMSNTLRHAKAEKMEIRLQRRTDAIRVLIRDDGQGFDLDENKQASYGLANMRERVTEIGGAIQFVTAPGKGTRIEITIPLMNDESEEEHVNGTGSRNGDGNVDQSIARG from the coding sequence ATGAAGACAAAACGACATACCGACATGGTAACCCGAAGTATGGGTGAAGGGATCCTCCTGGTTTTCATTGTCCTTGCTGTTATTTTGTATGTATTGTATACATATGGTTATCTTGCTCCGTTTAAAGGCTGGAGTCATCTGATTCAATCGGGTCTTGCCTTATTGCTGCTTCTGATTGGGATTGGAGCGGTCTTTGGGTTCTATCAGAGTTATCGGGTTAAACGTCGGCTAGAACTACTGCGGGAAACTCTTCTACTGTGGGAGAAGGGCTCTCTATCACGCACTGTACCTGATCTGGGCGATGATGATGTGGGCCGTTTAAGTGAGCAACTCGGACGAATCGGCAAAAAGTGGGAAGATCAGGTATCTTCGCTCCAGCGATTGTCTACTCATAATGCACAGCTTGCTGAACAAGCCAGAATTACGGCTATTGTGGAAGAGCGGCAGCGACTGGCACGGGAACTGCATGATGCGGTATCGCAGCAATTGTTCGCGATATCTATGACAGCAACGGCCGTTGGACGGAAGATGGAGAAGGATTTTGAACGTGCTCAGCGCCAGGTGGCTTTGATTGAAGAGATGGCTTCGGTAGCACAATCCGAGATGCGTGCGTTATTGTTACATCTGCGGCCAGTCTATCTGGAGGGCAAACAACTCGAACAAGGTCTGCGTGATCTGGTGATGGAACTGAAAACGAAAGTCCCCATGGATATTGTGCTCGAAATAGATGAAGACATCGATCTCATCAAAGGCATCGAGAATCATCTGTTTCGGATCGTTCAGGAGGCTATGTCCAATACGTTACGGCATGCAAAAGCGGAAAAAATGGAGATACGGCTCCAGCGCCGCACAGATGCGATTCGGGTACTGATTCGTGATGATGGGCAAGGCTTTGATCTGGATGAGAATAAACAAGCCTCCTACGGTCTGGCTAACATGCGTGAACGTGTTACGGAGATTGGTGGAGCCATACAATTTGTAACAGCGCCTGGTAAGGGAACGCGGATTGAGATTACGATACCTTTGATGAACGATGAAAGTGAGGAAGAACATGTCAATGGAACCGGAAGTCGAAACGGAGACGGAAACGTCGATCAAAGTATTGCTCGTGGATGA